One Onychostoma macrolepis isolate SWU-2019 chromosome 15, ASM1243209v1, whole genome shotgun sequence DNA segment encodes these proteins:
- the LOC131554258 gene encoding LOW QUALITY PROTEIN: sialic acid-binding Ig-like lectin 6 (The sequence of the model RefSeq protein was modified relative to this genomic sequence to represent the inferred CDS: deleted 1 base in 1 codon) has product MLQTLLFILTAVQMTVSFDPDDPTDIYSINVENRPLTGEASLCIRVFFFFTVPQSVSDPIRRTWFKGDPQNPAVEVPHFSTNVVFPHNKRECNFLLKNLVQGESDGEYRLKLQWGEGNVYIFPQTVNITVKELTQKPTINVPLLTEGEKAEISCKVPGYCMNPTTNIVWTGIEPDEVKRITSRVIGRDEVFSTLTFHPRLEHHNTNLTCRVIFQENIQTESTVILKAQYAPKILNSSRCFVWSDELSCMCVSSGVPLPQISWPILNGTTKHCSAISTENIISISNISIPGFRNINATVECVSVNLIGTTKMEIQVHYHGEKPQEISCSLSTPWILFTLSFVLNVIIASCLIVVVVWRREKCMKPKDDDHVYMTAMKREESVYETIKMFRWRRVWALALWQRPESSHRTIHPRCIVIYT; this is encoded by the exons ATGCTACAAACATTGCTGTTCATCTTGACTGCCGTTCAAATGACAGTGAGTTTTG ACCCTGATGATCCGACTGATATCTATTCCATCAATGTAGAAAACCGGCCTCTCACTGGAGAGGCCAGTTTGTGCatcagagtg ttttttttttttactgtcccTCAAAGTGTCTCAGATCCCATTAGGAGAACCTGGTTCAAAGGAGATCCACAAAACCCAGCTGTTGAAGTTCCTCATTTTTCCACAAATGTTGTATTTCCTCACAATAAGAGAGAGTGCAACTTTCTGCTAAAAAACTTGGTTCAGGGTGAATCTGATGGGGAATACAGATTAAAACTGCAGTGGGGAGAAGGAAACGTGTATATCTTTCCTCAGACAGTAAACATTACTGTAAAAG AACTCACCCAGAAGCCAACAATAAACGTCCCACTGCTCACAGAAGGAGAGAAAGCCGAGATATCATGCAAAGTCCCAGGATATTGCATGAATCCCACAACAAATATTGTGTGGACAGGGATTGAGCCTGATGAAGTTAAAAGGATAACCTCAAGGGTGATTGGCCGGGATgaagtgttttcaacattgacttTCCATCCTAGGCTTGAACATCACAATACTAACCTCACCTGCAGAGTCATTTTTCAAGAAAACATCCAGACTGAAAGTACTGTCATCCTCAAAGCACAAT ATGCCCCCAAAATCCTGAACAGCTCCCGTTGTTTCGTGTGGAGTGATGAACTGAGCTGCAtgtgtgtcagcagtggtgtgCCGTTACCCCAGATATCCTGGCCAATATTGAACGGCACCACTAAACACTGCAGTGCTATTTCAACAGAGAACATCATCAGCATTAGCAACATCTCCATTCCTGGTTTCAGGAACATCAACGCCACTGTTGAATGTGTCAGTGTCAATCTCATTGGTACGACAAAGATGGAAATCCAAGTGCACTATCATGGTGAAAAACCCCAAG aaataagCTGCAGTTTGTCAACCCCTTGGATATTATTTACCCTTTCATTTGTTCTAAATGTCATCATTGCTTCCTGTTTGATTGTTGTCGTTGTATG GAGGAGAGAAAAATGTATGAAACCAAAAGATGACGACCATGTCTACATGACTGCAATGAAGAGAGAGGAATCGGTGTACGAGACTATCAAAATGTT